A genomic window from Flavobacterium johnsoniae includes:
- a CDS encoding lipoprotein N-acyltransferase Lnb domain-containing protein, with translation MKTVMFKKTLFILFLLMSFIGFSQSLPLSKDAKISVLTCGLGNETYSYFGHTGLRVSDPGNNFDVVYNYGTFDFRTPNFVLKFAKGDLQYFATVHSYSDFYNEYTYEKRSIFEQELLIPQDLKQKLFDELNAVLASEERYYTYKFIDKNCTSMVVDVINKSLGLTVITKKEDTDKTYRSILFPYFNGHFYDQLGTSIIFGTKVDQMGTRIFLPFELKNSLEKTTFQNKPLAGKSKTLLEFTKETPTSWWNNIYTYLFILLFVIFARSKGVDKIYFLILSLIGIFFVVMGFYSFHQELAMNYNVLLFSPLLLVLVLFSAFKNKLWTYRFSLINFVLLVIYFLFLINKAHFFITLPLIITSGVVLVRTAIRNKRPIPIII, from the coding sequence ATGAAAACTGTCATGTTCAAAAAAACACTTTTTATTTTATTTTTATTGATGAGTTTCATCGGTTTTAGCCAAAGTTTACCTTTATCTAAAGATGCTAAAATAAGTGTTCTTACGTGTGGACTTGGCAACGAAACTTATTCTTATTTTGGACATACTGGTCTTAGAGTTTCTGATCCAGGCAACAATTTTGATGTTGTGTATAATTACGGAACTTTTGATTTTAGAACACCAAATTTCGTTTTAAAATTCGCAAAAGGAGATTTACAATATTTTGCAACTGTTCATTCTTACTCCGATTTTTACAATGAATACACTTATGAGAAAAGAAGCATTTTTGAACAGGAATTATTGATTCCGCAAGATTTAAAACAAAAACTTTTTGACGAATTAAATGCTGTTTTAGCTTCTGAAGAACGCTATTATACTTATAAATTTATTGATAAAAACTGTACTTCAATGGTTGTTGATGTTATCAATAAATCTTTAGGACTGACTGTAATTACTAAAAAAGAAGATACCGATAAAACGTATCGTTCTATTTTGTTTCCATATTTTAATGGTCATTTTTACGATCAATTAGGAACAAGCATCATTTTCGGAACAAAAGTAGATCAAATGGGAACTAGAATTTTTCTGCCATTTGAATTAAAAAATAGCTTAGAAAAAACAACTTTTCAAAATAAGCCATTGGCTGGAAAAAGCAAAACATTATTAGAATTTACTAAAGAAACTCCAACATCTTGGTGGAATAATATTTATACTTACTTGTTTATTTTGCTGTTTGTTATTTTCGCGAGAAGCAAAGGAGTTGACAAAATATACTTTTTGATTTTATCTTTAATCGGAATATTTTTTGTTGTTATGGGATTTTATTCTTTTCACCAAGAACTGGCAATGAATTATAATGTTTTACTTTTCAGTCCGCTTTTATTGGTTTTAGTTTTATTCTCTGCTTTCAAAAACAAATTATGGACTTATCGATTTTCGTTAATCAATTTTGTTCTTTTAGTGATTTACTTTTTGTTTTTAATCAACAAAGCTCATTTCTTTATCACATTGCCATTAATTATTACCAGCGGTGTTGTTTTGGTTAGAACAGCCATTCGAAATAAAAGACCGATTCCTATAATAATTTAA
- a CDS encoding glycoside hydrolase family 25 protein: MARKTTYRKTYSRKPAGRSLLSKVFRGLLLLFFSCLFIGIIYHYRKGLAYYLGFKSEKVLDEDEVDKHLSDVRNIRVLENHKGKVVGIDVSEFQGKVDWEEVEILDEKYPVQFVFIRATAGNDRVDRQFKRNWEGAKENKIMRGAYHYYRPNENSIEQADLFIKTVKLQKGDLPPVLDIEKLPKNQPLDSLKKGLKRWLNKVEKHYQVRPIIYSGERYYSDFLKEEFGDYLFWIANYNFYREKIEDDWLFWQFTEKASLPGIKHRVDVNIYNGDIEQLQFITVE, encoded by the coding sequence ATGGCGAGAAAAACAACTTACCGTAAAACATATTCTAGAAAACCCGCTGGAAGATCTCTTTTAAGCAAGGTTTTTCGAGGACTTTTGTTGCTATTTTTTTCGTGTTTATTTATCGGAATAATTTACCATTATCGTAAAGGACTTGCTTATTATTTAGGTTTTAAATCGGAAAAAGTTTTAGACGAAGATGAGGTTGATAAACATCTTTCGGATGTGCGAAATATTCGTGTTCTCGAAAATCATAAAGGAAAAGTAGTCGGAATTGACGTTTCTGAATTTCAAGGAAAAGTCGATTGGGAGGAAGTAGAAATCCTAGACGAAAAATATCCTGTACAATTTGTTTTTATTCGCGCAACAGCAGGAAATGATCGTGTTGATAGGCAATTCAAAAGAAACTGGGAAGGAGCAAAAGAAAATAAAATAATGCGAGGCGCTTATCATTATTATCGTCCTAATGAAAATTCTATCGAACAAGCCGATCTTTTTATTAAAACGGTAAAATTGCAAAAAGGAGATCTCCCTCCAGTTTTAGATATCGAAAAATTACCCAAAAATCAGCCTTTAGACAGTTTAAAAAAAGGTTTGAAGCGTTGGTTGAATAAAGTTGAAAAACATTATCAGGTTCGCCCAATAATTTATTCGGGAGAAAGGTATTATTCTGATTTCTTAAAAGAAGAATTTGGAGATTATTTATTTTGGATTGCGAACTATAATTTCTATAGAGAAAAAATCGAAGACGATTGGCTGTTCTGGCAGTTTACAGAAAAAGCTTCTTTGCCAGGAATCAAACATCGAGTTGATGTTAATATTTATAACGGAGATATAGAGCAGTTGCAGTTTATTACTGTAGAATAG
- a CDS encoding PorV/PorQ family protein has protein sequence MNIGVDAAALGMSSAVTASTNDVNAVYWNPAGLTNLEDHQIALMHASYFANIAQYDYIGYASPIDDRSAWGISMIRFGVDDIMDTTQLIDSQGNIDYNRIRLFSTADYGFTFSYARKLPVDGFQYGVNAKVIRRVIGKFANSWGFGFDIGLQFERNDWKFGLMLRDITTTYNVWNIDEEEYAKIANAIPGENNTLPESTEITLPKAQLGVSKRFDFHNDYSLVTSANLNMRFEQTNDIISSKVASIDPALGFEFGYTDLVFVRAGVGNFQNVTQLDNTEKLNFQPNIGLGFRYKGIQIDYALTDLGNQSTALYSNIFSLKVDLGIFR, from the coding sequence ATGAATATTGGAGTTGATGCCGCGGCACTTGGAATGTCGAGCGCAGTTACGGCTTCTACAAATGATGTGAATGCAGTTTACTGGAATCCAGCGGGTTTAACAAATCTAGAAGATCATCAAATTGCTTTAATGCATGCCAGTTATTTTGCTAATATCGCACAATACGATTATATCGGTTACGCTAGTCCGATTGATGACCGAAGCGCTTGGGGAATTTCGATGATCCGTTTTGGTGTTGATGACATCATGGACACTACTCAATTAATCGACAGCCAAGGAAATATTGATTATAATAGAATTCGTCTGTTCTCTACAGCAGATTACGGTTTTACTTTTTCTTATGCCAGAAAACTTCCTGTTGACGGATTTCAATACGGCGTAAATGCAAAAGTTATTCGAAGAGTTATTGGAAAATTTGCCAATTCTTGGGGATTTGGATTTGACATCGGACTTCAGTTTGAAAGAAACGATTGGAAATTTGGATTAATGCTTCGTGACATTACAACCACTTACAATGTTTGGAATATTGACGAAGAAGAATATGCTAAAATCGCAAATGCAATTCCAGGAGAAAACAATACTTTACCAGAAAGCACGGAAATTACGTTGCCAAAAGCACAATTAGGAGTTTCAAAACGATTTGATTTTCATAACGATTATAGTCTTGTTACTTCTGCAAACTTAAATATGAGATTTGAACAAACCAACGATATTATCTCATCAAAAGTAGCAAGTATAGACCCAGCTCTAGGGTTTGAGTTTGGTTATACTGATTTAGTTTTTGTGAGAGCTGGAGTAGGTAATTTTCAGAATGTAACGCAATTAGATAATACAGAAAAATTAAATTTCCAACCCAATATCGGATTAGGTTTTAGATATAAAGGCATTCAAATTGATTACGCTTTGACAGATTTAGGAAACCAAAGCACCGCCTTATATTCTAATATTTTTTCACTAAAAGTAGATTTAGGAATCTTTAGATAA
- a CDS encoding NAD(P)/FAD-dependent oxidoreductase: MPKELLLQVTPEIAANESLLKDHLSKQIKVSAQEIQHISILKRSIDARQKAIKINLKVLIYLKGEPFQETKIELPIYKDVSSAQEVIVVGAGPAGLFAALQLIELGLKPIVLERGKDVRGRRRDLKAINREHIVNEDSNYCFGEGGAGTYSDGKLYTRSKKRGDVTRILELLVAFGASEDILVEAHPHIGTNKLPKIIEDIREKIIEFGGQVLFETRVDDILVKNNEVEGIVTQNGDKIHANKLILATGHSARDIFELLDKKKILIEAKPFALGVRAEHSQELIDSIQYSCDYRGEHLPPAPYSIVKQVNGRGMYSFCMCPGGVIAPCATSPGEVVTNGWSPSKRDQSTANSGIVVELKLEDFKPFAKFGALAGMEFQKSIEQKAWYLAGQTQKVPAQRMIDFTQSKVSADIPKTSYVPGTTSVELGQVFPGFLTQIMRQGFQDFGKSMRGYLTNEAILHAPESRTSSPVRIPRDPITYEHLQIKGLYPCGEGAGYAGGIISAAIDGEKCALMIAESLK, translated from the coding sequence ATGCCAAAAGAACTTTTACTTCAAGTTACACCAGAAATTGCTGCAAACGAATCATTGCTAAAAGACCATTTGTCTAAGCAGATTAAAGTTTCTGCTCAAGAAATTCAGCATATTTCGATTTTAAAACGCTCTATTGATGCACGTCAGAAAGCGATTAAAATCAATTTGAAAGTTCTTATTTACTTAAAAGGCGAACCTTTTCAGGAAACTAAAATTGAGCTTCCTATATATAAAGACGTTTCTTCGGCACAAGAAGTAATTGTTGTGGGCGCAGGTCCGGCTGGACTTTTTGCTGCTTTGCAATTAATAGAATTAGGTTTAAAACCAATTGTATTAGAGCGCGGAAAAGATGTTCGAGGCCGTCGACGCGATCTTAAGGCAATAAACCGTGAACATATTGTAAACGAAGATTCTAATTATTGTTTTGGCGAAGGCGGTGCGGGAACGTATTCTGACGGAAAATTATATACGCGTTCTAAAAAACGTGGCGATGTAACACGAATTTTAGAACTTTTAGTAGCTTTTGGAGCTTCTGAAGATATTTTGGTAGAAGCGCATCCGCATATTGGAACCAATAAATTGCCAAAAATTATTGAAGATATCCGTGAAAAAATTATCGAATTCGGAGGTCAAGTTTTATTTGAAACTCGTGTAGATGATATTTTGGTTAAGAATAATGAGGTTGAGGGAATTGTAACTCAAAATGGAGATAAAATTCACGCCAATAAATTGATCTTGGCGACAGGACATTCAGCACGTGATATTTTTGAATTATTAGATAAAAAGAAAATTTTAATAGAAGCAAAACCTTTTGCTTTGGGAGTTCGAGCAGAACATTCGCAAGAACTTATAGATAGTATTCAGTATAGCTGTGATTATCGAGGAGAGCATTTGCCGCCAGCTCCATATTCTATTGTAAAACAGGTTAATGGTCGCGGAATGTATTCGTTCTGTATGTGTCCGGGTGGTGTAATTGCGCCATGCGCCACAAGTCCTGGAGAAGTGGTTACAAACGGCTGGTCGCCATCTAAACGTGATCAATCTACTGCAAATTCTGGAATTGTTGTCGAATTAAAATTGGAAGATTTTAAGCCTTTTGCAAAATTTGGCGCTTTAGCAGGAATGGAATTTCAAAAAAGTATCGAACAAAAAGCGTGGTATTTGGCAGGGCAAACTCAAAAAGTTCCGGCGCAAAGAATGATTGATTTTACGCAAAGTAAAGTTTCTGCTGATATTCCGAAAACTTCTTATGTTCCAGGAACAACTTCAGTTGAATTGGGGCAAGTTTTTCCAGGATTTTTAACGCAAATTATGCGTCAAGGTTTTCAGGATTTCGGAAAATCAATGCGTGGTTATTTGACTAACGAAGCTATTTTACATGCGCCAGAAAGCAGAACTTCTTCGCCTGTTAGAATTCCGAGAGATCCTATAACTTACGAGCATTTGCAGATAAAAGGATTATATCCGTGTGGAGAAGGTGCGGGTTATGCTGGCGGAATTATTTCTGCAGCAATTGACGGCGAAAAATGTGCGTTGATGATTGCGGAATCTTTGAAATAA
- the lptB gene encoding LPS export ABC transporter ATP-binding protein — MKLRADNLIKTYKGRSVVKGISVEVNQGEIVGLLGPNGAGKTTSFYMIVGLVKPNQGNIYLDDLNITDYPMYKRAQQGIGYLAQEASVFRKLSIEDNILSVLQLTKLSKEAQIAKMESLIEEFSLEHIRTNRGDLLSGGERRRTEIARALATDPKFILLDEPFAGVDPVAVEDIQRIVAQLKNKNIGILITDHNVQETLAITDKTYLMFEGGILKAGIPEELVEDEMVRRVYLGQNFELRKKKLEF; from the coding sequence ATGAAGCTAAGAGCCGATAATTTAATCAAAACCTATAAAGGACGTAGTGTTGTAAAAGGAATTTCTGTTGAAGTAAATCAAGGAGAAATCGTGGGACTTTTAGGACCAAATGGAGCGGGAAAAACAACGTCTTTCTATATGATTGTAGGATTGGTAAAACCAAATCAAGGGAACATTTATCTTGACGACTTAAACATTACCGATTATCCGATGTACAAACGTGCACAACAAGGAATTGGTTATTTGGCGCAAGAAGCTTCGGTTTTTAGAAAATTAAGTATTGAAGACAATATTTTGAGCGTTTTGCAATTGACAAAACTTTCTAAAGAAGCACAGATTGCTAAGATGGAAAGTTTGATCGAAGAATTCAGTTTAGAACATATTCGCACTAACCGAGGCGATTTACTTTCTGGAGGAGAGCGTCGTCGTACAGAAATTGCACGCGCATTGGCAACCGATCCGAAATTCATTTTATTAGATGAGCCTTTTGCAGGAGTTGACCCAGTTGCGGTTGAGGATATTCAGAGAATTGTAGCTCAATTAAAAAATAAAAATATCGGAATCTTAATTACCGATCACAACGTTCAAGAAACTTTAGCTATTACCGATAAAACATATCTAATGTTTGAAGGAGGAATTCTGAAAGCAGGAATTCCAGAAGAATTGGTAGAAGATGAAATGGTTCGTAGAGTATATCTAGGACAGAATTTTGAACTTCGTAAGAAAAAATTAGAGTTCTAG
- the recQ gene encoding DNA helicase RecQ, which yields MNSNEIEIHKELKKYFGFSQFKGLQEQVITSILNDKNTFVIMPTGGGKSLCYQLPALIQDGTAIVVSPLIALMKNQVDAIRSLSSENGIAHVLNSSLTKTEIAQVKKDITSGLTKLLYVAPESLTKEEYVSFLQSVKISFVAIDEAHCISEWGHDFRPEYRNLRNIIKQLGKVPIIGLTATATPKVQEDILKNLDMSDANTFKASFNRPNLYYEVRTKTKNIESDIIRFIKQHKGKSGIIYCLSRKKVESIAEVLQVNGISAVPYHAGLDAKTRAKHQDMFLMEDVDVVVATIAFGMGIDKPDVRFVIHHDIPKSLESYYQETGRAGRDGGEGHCLAYYSYKDVEKLEKFMSGKPVAEQEIGFALLQEVVAYAETSMSRRKFLLHYFGEEFDSETGEGADMDDNVRNPKHKVEAKEQVVKLLEVVRDTKHIYKSKEIVFTLIGRINAVIKAHKTDTQPYFGSGSDHDEKYWMALLRQVLVSAYLSKDIETYGVIKITEKGLDYIKNPVSFMMSEDHEYTEADDETIVSGGKSSGTADEVLTGMLRELRKKVAKKLGVPPFVVFQDPSLEDMALKYPISITELYNIHGVGEGKAKKYGSEFVALIARYVEDNDIIRPDDLVVKSTGVNSANKLYIIQNIDRKLPLSDIASAKGLSMDALIKEMEQIVYSGTKLNIKYWLDDILDDDQQEEIHDYFMESESDKIEDALKEFDGDYDIDELRLMRIKFISEVAN from the coding sequence ATGAATTCAAACGAAATTGAAATACATAAAGAATTAAAGAAGTATTTCGGCTTTAGCCAATTTAAAGGCTTGCAAGAGCAAGTCATTACGAGTATTTTAAATGATAAGAATACTTTCGTAATTATGCCAACAGGCGGTGGAAAGTCTCTTTGTTATCAATTACCCGCTTTAATTCAGGATGGAACAGCAATTGTTGTTTCACCATTGATTGCTTTGATGAAAAATCAAGTTGATGCGATTCGAAGTCTTTCGTCGGAAAATGGAATTGCTCATGTATTGAATTCCTCTCTTACCAAAACGGAGATTGCTCAGGTTAAAAAAGATATCACTTCTGGTTTAACCAAACTTTTGTACGTAGCCCCAGAATCGTTAACAAAAGAAGAATATGTAAGCTTTTTGCAAAGTGTCAAAATTTCTTTTGTTGCTATTGATGAAGCCCATTGTATATCAGAATGGGGACACGATTTTAGACCTGAATACAGAAATCTAAGAAATATTATCAAGCAATTAGGTAAAGTGCCAATTATCGGACTTACCGCAACTGCAACGCCAAAAGTTCAGGAAGATATTCTGAAAAATTTGGATATGTCTGATGCGAACACTTTTAAAGCATCATTCAACAGACCGAACTTATATTACGAAGTTCGAACAAAAACAAAAAACATCGAATCGGATATTATTCGATTTATAAAACAGCATAAAGGCAAATCTGGAATTATTTATTGCTTAAGCCGTAAAAAGGTAGAATCTATTGCCGAAGTTTTGCAAGTAAACGGAATTAGCGCTGTTCCATATCACGCAGGTTTAGATGCCAAAACACGAGCGAAACATCAAGACATGTTTTTGATGGAAGACGTAGATGTTGTTGTGGCAACAATTGCCTTCGGAATGGGAATCGACAAACCAGACGTTCGTTTTGTAATTCACCATGATATTCCAAAATCTCTTGAAAGTTATTATCAGGAAACTGGTCGTGCAGGACGCGACGGCGGAGAAGGACATTGTTTAGCTTATTACTCTTATAAAGATGTAGAAAAGCTAGAGAAATTCATGTCAGGAAAACCAGTTGCTGAGCAAGAAATTGGTTTTGCACTTTTGCAGGAAGTTGTGGCTTACGCCGAAACGTCTATGTCACGTAGAAAATTCTTGCTGCATTATTTTGGTGAAGAATTTGACAGCGAAACTGGCGAAGGTGCCGATATGGATGACAACGTTCGTAATCCTAAACATAAGGTCGAAGCAAAAGAACAAGTGGTAAAATTGCTTGAAGTTGTTCGTGATACTAAACACATTTACAAATCAAAAGAAATTGTGTTCACTTTAATTGGGCGAATTAATGCCGTAATTAAAGCACACAAAACAGATACGCAGCCTTATTTTGGTTCGGGTTCAGATCATGACGAAAAATATTGGATGGCTTTATTAAGACAAGTTTTAGTTTCCGCTTATTTGTCTAAAGATATCGAAACTTATGGTGTAATTAAAATCACCGAAAAAGGATTAGATTACATTAAAAATCCAGTTTCATTTATGATGTCTGAAGATCATGAGTATACAGAAGCTGATGACGAAACAATTGTATCAGGAGGCAAATCTTCTGGAACTGCTGATGAAGTCTTGACAGGAATGCTACGCGAGCTTCGTAAAAAAGTAGCCAAAAAACTTGGAGTTCCTCCATTTGTTGTTTTCCAAGATCCTTCTTTAGAAGATATGGCACTTAAATATCCGATTTCTATTACCGAATTATATAATATTCATGGAGTAGGAGAAGGAAAAGCTAAAAAATACGGAAGTGAATTTGTGGCTTTAATTGCCAGATATGTTGAAGATAACGATATTATTCGTCCAGACGATTTAGTCGTAAAATCAACAGGAGTAAATTCTGCCAACAAATTATACATCATTCAGAATATTGATAGAAAGTTACCTTTAAGTGATATCGCTTCCGCGAAAGGGCTTTCGATGGATGCTTTGATTAAAGAAATGGAACAAATTGTTTATTCTGGAACAAAGCTAAACATCAAATATTGGTTAGACGATATTTTGGATGACGATCAGCAAGAAGAAATTCATGATTACTTCATGGAATCAGAATCAGATAAAATCGAAGACGCTCTAAAAGAATTCGATGGCGATTATGATATTGATGAACTGCGTTTAATGCGTATAAAGTTTATTAGTGAAGTAGCGAATTAA
- a CDS encoding KpsF/GutQ family sugar-phosphate isomerase: MITKENILAIAKKTILSESEAITKLIDFLDENFHEAVQRIYESKGRLIVTGIGKSAIIAQKMVATFNSTGTPSMFLHAAEAIHGDLGMIQNEDVIICISKSGNSPEIKVLVPLLKRFGNTLIAITGNITSFLAKGSDYVLNATVDTEACPINLAPTNSTTAQLVIGDALAVCLMEMRDFKPEDFAVYHPGGALGKKLLLRVKDMIENSLKPAVTPDTSVKKVIFEISEKRLGVTAVIEDEKIIGIITDGDIRRMLNDVDTIADLTAKDIMSKNPKVVSSETMAVDALNILEDFSITQLIVADNGEYKGVLHLHDILKEGIV; encoded by the coding sequence TTGATCACAAAAGAAAATATATTGGCGATCGCCAAGAAAACAATACTCTCTGAAAGTGAAGCAATTACAAAACTCATTGATTTTTTGGACGAAAATTTTCACGAAGCTGTCCAACGTATCTATGAAAGCAAAGGTCGACTTATTGTAACTGGAATTGGAAAAAGCGCGATTATTGCTCAAAAAATGGTTGCCACTTTTAACTCTACAGGCACTCCTTCTATGTTTTTACACGCCGCTGAAGCAATACACGGCGATTTAGGAATGATTCAGAATGAAGACGTTATAATTTGTATTTCTAAAAGCGGAAATAGCCCAGAAATAAAGGTTTTGGTTCCGTTATTAAAAAGATTCGGCAACACCTTAATTGCAATTACAGGAAACATTACTTCTTTTTTAGCAAAAGGTTCAGATTATGTTCTAAATGCAACTGTAGATACAGAAGCTTGCCCAATCAATCTGGCACCAACAAATAGTACGACTGCGCAACTTGTTATTGGAGACGCATTGGCAGTTTGCTTAATGGAAATGCGTGATTTTAAACCTGAAGATTTTGCAGTTTATCATCCTGGCGGCGCTTTAGGAAAGAAGCTTTTACTTCGCGTAAAAGATATGATCGAAAATTCATTAAAACCCGCAGTTACACCAGATACTTCTGTTAAAAAAGTCATTTTTGAAATTTCTGAAAAAAGACTTGGAGTTACAGCAGTTATTGAAGATGAAAAAATTATTGGAATTATTACGGATGGAGACATCCGAAGAATGCTAAATGACGTAGATACTATTGCGGACTTGACTGCAAAGGATATTATGTCTAAAAATCCGAAAGTAGTTTCTTCGGAAACTATGGCGGTTGACGCATTAAATATTTTAGAAGACTTCTCGATCACGCAATTAATAGTTGCTGATAATGGAGAATATAAAGGAGTTTTACATTTACATGACATTTTAAAAGAAGGAATCGTATAA
- a CDS encoding CDP-alcohol phosphatidyltransferase family protein produces MNIKKHIPNLITLINLFCGCVAIVYVSQNNYLMAFYMVCLGIFFDFFDGFFARLFKVSSPLGLQLDSLADMVTSGVTPGYVMYSMFNNSAHELGTHPAIPFLGFIITLGSCYRLANFNIDTRQTDSFIGLPTPANALFILSLPLVISFSDSLMILEILTNQWVLLIITLCSAYILNAEIPLFSLKIKKFSFKENALQIIFLIVSVLMVILLHYIAIPLIIVFYVLLSIINNLFLKK; encoded by the coding sequence ATGAATATTAAAAAGCACATTCCAAATCTCATCACATTAATTAATCTTTTCTGTGGTTGTGTAGCAATTGTTTATGTTTCTCAAAATAATTATTTAATGGCATTTTACATGGTTTGCTTAGGAATCTTTTTCGATTTTTTCGACGGTTTTTTTGCGAGATTATTCAAAGTTTCTAGCCCGCTTGGATTGCAATTAGATTCTTTGGCAGATATGGTAACAAGCGGTGTAACGCCTGGATATGTTATGTATAGTATGTTTAATAACAGTGCACATGAATTAGGAACTCATCCGGCAATTCCGTTTTTAGGCTTTATCATTACTTTGGGGTCTTGCTATCGTCTTGCTAATTTTAATATCGATACACGCCAAACGGATTCTTTTATTGGTTTGCCGACGCCTGCCAATGCATTGTTTATTTTAAGTCTTCCGCTAGTTATTTCTTTTTCAGATTCATTAATGATCTTGGAAATCTTAACCAATCAATGGGTTTTATTAATAATCACGTTATGTAGCGCTTACATTTTGAACGCCGAAATCCCGTTATTTTCTTTAAAAATTAAAAAATTTAGTTTTAAAGAAAATGCACTTCAAATCATATTTTTAATCGTTTCGGTTTTAATGGTTATTTTACTGCATTACATTGCAATTCCGTTGATTATTGTTTTTTATGTATTGCTTTCAATTATCAATAATCTGTTTTTGAAAAAGTAA
- a CDS encoding carboxymuconolactone decarboxylase family protein — translation MSDIIQEFNDYRSKMNEKLLADNNKIVKRIFNLDTNAYAEGALDVKTKELLGLVASTVLRCDDCVKYHLETSYKEGVSKEEMMEAMGIAILVGGTIVIPHLRRAYEFWEALEEQGK, via the coding sequence ATGTCTGATATCATTCAAGAATTTAACGACTATCGTTCTAAAATGAACGAAAAATTATTAGCTGACAATAACAAAATTGTAAAGCGAATTTTTAATCTTGACACTAATGCTTACGCAGAAGGTGCTCTTGATGTAAAAACAAAAGAACTTTTAGGTTTAGTTGCTTCAACAGTTTTACGTTGTGATGACTGCGTAAAATACCATTTAGAAACAAGTTACAAAGAAGGTGTTTCTAAAGAAGAAATGATGGAAGCAATGGGAATTGCAATTCTTGTTGGAGGAACAATCGTAATTCCGCATTTAAGAAGAGCTTACGAGTTTTGGGAAGCTTTAGAAGAGCAAGGCAAATAA
- the tatC gene encoding twin-arginine translocase subunit TatC has product MAKKNLGEMSFLDHLEELRWLLVRSTFATCIMAFVTYFISDYLFDQIILGPIRPTFFTYVWFCDLSHQLGFADSICITELNFIIQNTEMEGQVNIFVWMCLLAGFILSFPYILWEIWKFISPALYEKERKNAKLFIFVSSLLFFLGVLFGYFVVIPMSVNFVATFSVSDVVKNQFTLESYMGMVKTSILGSAIFFELPIAIYFLTKLGLVTPEFLRKYWKYAVVIILVIAAIVTPPDVVSQTIVAIPMLIIYEVSILISKIVYKNKLKENV; this is encoded by the coding sequence ATGGCAAAGAAAAACCTTGGCGAGATGTCATTTTTAGATCATCTTGAAGAATTAAGATGGCTATTGGTTAGAAGTACATTTGCAACATGCATCATGGCATTTGTTACTTATTTTATTAGTGATTATTTATTTGATCAAATTATTTTAGGTCCGATTAGACCAACGTTTTTTACTTACGTTTGGTTTTGCGACTTATCGCACCAATTAGGATTTGCAGACAGCATTTGTATTACAGAACTGAATTTCATTATTCAGAATACCGAAATGGAGGGTCAGGTAAACATCTTTGTATGGATGTGTCTTTTGGCTGGTTTTATTTTAAGTTTCCCTTATATTTTATGGGAAATCTGGAAATTTATAAGTCCGGCACTTTATGAGAAAGAAAGAAAAAATGCGAAATTATTCATTTTCGTTTCTTCATTACTTTTCTTTTTAGGAGTGTTGTTCGGGTATTTTGTAGTAATCCCGATGTCTGTAAACTTCGTTGCCACTTTCTCTGTGAGTGATGTGGTGAAAAACCAATTTACATTAGAATCTTATATGGGAATGGTTAAAACGAGTATTCTAGGAAGTGCTATATTTTTCGAATTACCAATTGCTATCTACTTCTTAACTAAATTAGGATTAGTAACTCCTGAATTCTTAAGAAAATATTGGAAATATGCTGTGGTAATTATTCTAGTTATTGCCGCAATTGTTACGCCACCAGATGTTGTAAGTCAAACTATTGTAGCAATTCCGATGTTAATTATCTACGAAGTCAGTATTCTGATTTCTAAGATTGTTTATAAAAATAAATTGAAAGAAAATGTCTGA